Part of the Diprion similis isolate iyDipSimi1 chromosome 4, iyDipSimi1.1, whole genome shotgun sequence genome is shown below.
CTTGAATAAAAAGATAGGCAGCTGGGTAAGCGGTTTGAATACAAACCCGAGAGAGTGTCTCCCCTGCCGAATCAAGACGATCCGAGCgtctttgcattttttcatattttcttatgGTGTACAGTGGCTACGTGCTTCGAGAAAGTCCAGCCAAAGTGTCAAGTGGACAGAGCTGCAAGGCCCACTTTGACGGTGTCAAAGATTTTGTAACCACATTAACTAAGATGTTAAATCTATTGAATGCAACTCTCTTGCCTCTGTTTCACAGATAGAATGATCGCCTCAGTGCTGATTGTTCatggcaaaaaaaagttggaagaACCACTCCAAGTGAGGGACTCTTGTAGTCAGCTTTGTTGGCAAGTGCGTTTCATTATCAAGTTCTACACGCGGCGTATCCGTCCTGATAAGATTACGTGATTCACTGGACGTCAGACGTACAAAGAAAGATATAAAGGAAGCTACAAAGAaagacgttgaaaaatattctttgctCGCAgctgagagtgaaaaataagccTGAAGAGACTTTCTTCcaaaatcattataaaattattcgttaCTCTGAGTCCTAGAGACATCAGAGACGGAATAAATTAAGCATCATTTAATTAACTGATTACAACATGTCACAACGtaacaattgatttttgaaacgcaTCGATGATTAAGATTCAGTGTTTCATCATATTATTCTGTTTCTTCACCAAATACGCAATTTTTTCGTCACAATATTTGcctaaaaatgttaaaaacaaCGAAACGAAGCTCTGCAAATTGATGGGAATTTTTtcgcaataattatatttaccaCAATGATAACACAAAGATCCAAGAAGAGGAAAACGATGATTAAATAATGATTTGTCGATAAGATTAAAACGGTAAAGTGCGTTGCGAGGAATAAAACTGTGAGGATAAATTTGGTTTgtgttttattcgaaaaagcCATTTCGACTTTTCAATCCGTGCACCCTGGAGGCAGTTTCGCGATATTTACGAGGCGTCGAGGCGTTCGTAACCCTGTTTGCTGCAATTTCTTGTTTCCATCAGGTCCGCAGGCCTGCGGGGCAGATTCAACCCACCAACTTGGCACACAGCAACGCTCCAAGCTATGAAATGACGCGGGCGGTTGCCCACAATCACCTCAACTCCTCCCTGTCCCTActcgaatatacatataagcgtAGGTACCTGTGCATGTAGGTATGCATGAACGTGAACCGCATGCTATCCGCCGAAGAAAATCTCGCGAAAAGTAAAACGTCCGTTCCTTCGCCTTATATCATGGACGAAGTAATTCATCGGCAACAGATGATCATTCGAAATGAGAATTATCACGATATTTTTACTCGGCCCTACGTGAAAAGCCGCGCACCGTCACGATCTGTTGACACAAAGACATCTGTGAAGACATCAAAGGGAGAACCGAGCGAGTTCCCTATTCCCTGTTCTTCGTTCGATAATAATTGTGGCAATACGAGAAAAGCCCTTATGGCCTTTCCCCGCAAGCGCGCACCGATACTCAATTCTATGAATGGAATGAAACGAAAGCATTGATAAGTGAGCGATAACTCGGTTATCGAGGACCTAGATAAACAGTCTGACCAGAAGAGctatatttcttttcattcgatCTCAGCACTCGAAGATCTTTTAAAAACAATGCGTACATGTGATGCGTGGGCGATGACGTAATTGAAACAGAAATTCTTTTCACTACAGTCAAAAGACAAGAAAATCATGCCGAATGCATGATGGATTCAAACGGCGCTTTGAATTACAAATTCGATATCAACCCAGAAATGTATTCCTCGGAAAGCAGCCATGTTCTTTCTAATCAAGCTTCCAGATATAACATGATTTTCCCGACCTAGAGTTAGATTTCAGCTGGAATATGAGTGATCGATTAACCCGCATTTCGAAGGCGCATTTTGCTAGACATCGAGTGTTTGTACGAATGTATTCCTGTAATACGTCCATGCAGAGGGTGCATGGGGAATGCTGAAagcaaacttttcaatttgCCATTCTATCATTGACAATTTCACGCAAATGGAATCTTGACGCGAAGCAGGCACCTCGTGGAACGGCCCCTGCGGAACCACATTGGCGTTAAATAAGTGTAACCATCCCCGCATCCTCTGTCACCCCGAACCCCCGGCTCGTACATAATTGCCTGTGAAATCGCTTGATGGGTTTGCCTACGTTGTTTTCCTACTTTCACCTACACTACACCGCACCAATCTTCGCAACCCGAAGAATCTATAGATGCATTAAACGAGAATGATATTCTCATTACTTTTAAGGCGACAAGAATGGGTCAAAATCGAATCAAGATTTCCATGGATTACTTtttaattactaaaaaaaatacaacgagCAAAAAGgatgttgtaaaaattgagaaactgTCTAGGTACCTGTAACGATACTTGTTCTTCGATAGTCAATTAATAGTCGACGAGCACGGAACGCGAGATTAGCTATTGCGGCACTGCAATCGCTATTGCGAATCTGCATTACTCGAACGATCCCCAGCAGCCTCTGCACCCTTAGACTGGGGGCCAGTCAACCATTTCGCGGTTCAACGCTCGCCCGAAATGACATCGTGATTGTTGTCCAACAATCCCCGAGTGCCTTCGACCCCATCGTTGATGTACGTATCAATACGTTTAGGGACCAACTCATCCGTGCGCGGAATAACAAGGAGCAATGAAAAAGGACAAGAATCATTTTACACATTCAACATAGGTCGACGAAATCTCTAAACACGCCAATTGTTACCCAGatgcaaattttatcaaaaaatagaACCTcggtattatacctatacgtgaATAACATACGGTGAAGTGAACTAAATACTCAGCGACTTCCGGTGGCGAGAAacacggtataataatataggaGATGAGAACGGCACTGAGCAGAGAGGGGAATGGAAGAGAGTCAAGGGGAGTGGGAGAAGGCGGCGACTCGGTGATGGCGGAGGACGATTTgagaagaagataaaacaGTTGTGGTTGTGTCGTTCGCTCCTCTTATCAGCGGGGACACTTTTCCCTATTCACACCCCTCGCCATTCCTCTCAGTTGCAGCCGACTCTCTCCGGGTTTTCTCGCGGTTTCTGCCCAGCTATACTgctgtatttatacatacataatacacacttacatgtatataccgcCGCCTACGTAGGTATTGAATACGCACTACCCACAGCTGCTTGACTTCGCTACGAGTAGAGGCGGACCCCGAAAAGGATGGCGCGTCTCGCAATCGAAGCACTAATTCCCACTGTGTTCGCCTGAAAAGAACGGGACAGAGAAAGTCTTTATAACCACCACGTACTTGTGCCTCTTCCGACCATGGTCCATGACGGGTAACAATTCGGTACGTGAACCGCAATTACCATTGATGTTTCATCGATGATCCAGCAGGAGTAGTTTCGAGCGAACAGCTCGATTTTATGATTGAATTAATATGTCTGGGACAGCGCGTACGCAGTCCCAACTACCAAAAATAATACGCCCGAGATATCCACATTAGGGATATTCGCAAGGTTCAGCTCGACCGAAGTGCAATGGAAGAGCCTCGTCTTGGAGGAACCGCCTTGTTGATCACGGTATCCTCTGCGCCAGGTAAGTATGCTTAGGCATGGTTTAGTAGGCTACTTGAACAAGTCGCGGTCAGTTTTACTTGCGAGAGGGACCCTGGCGGTCGCTGCCACGTACGCCACCTAGCGGCCAGCGCGTCAACTGTTTCCGAAAGCCTGCGTCAATACTGGCGGAAATATTCTTGCTGAGAGGTAGGCTGCGGTCGGTGCAGGCGCCGGTGTGAAGAACTAGCGGTTGCATATTTTCAGGCGAATACATGAACATTTTCTTACCTAACGATTCGTAAAACATTGTAGTAACTCGTgagatatacctatacatatcgTCGACGACTGATCACGATCAACTTTTTCCGTAAAAATTAACTAAAGAACTTGATTATTCAAACACATGGCTCTGTTGTTAAGAATATACCAAACGTATAGTCCTGTCAAAGAGCTGTCAAGACAGAAATATGATGCGACGAACGGTTCTGAAAGTGGAACTGAAGTTAATCGAgttgaatttaattgaaacaATACTCTcctgatagaaaaaatttaaaaatcgtaaattGGACCCACAACAGGTAATCTCACAATTATTGACTTTGACGAGATCTCATTATTGAATCATTtctacaatgaaaaaatttcaacgtctAGACGATTTTAATCTACTAGGATTAATTTTGTTCGCAAGTTAATTCCCTAAAGCAACAGTAACATTTTCTACATGGCTACtcaattggcaaaaaaaaacggtgaatAGTTAAATCATTATAAATCATGAACAGTAACCCAATGctcagtaaaaaataatccaccGTCATCCAAAATCCAATTTCATGGATTTGTAGAGAAGTCATTTACAAACAGCCCTAAAATGTCATTAAAGTCGATCAAACGGAGTGATTTCTTTATTCTACGAAACATCCAATGCTTTAAAGTCATCAATAATTGTGCTATTGTGGCTAGAATTTTTGTCCCTCGGTTGTtacatttgttttctttcgtttaGGGAATATTAATTCCATTAAATTCCATTCCGTCAACTTCATTTGCACTTTCAATCTTTCATGATATCACATTCTGTCTTGGCAGCTCTTTGACTAGACTGTGTGATTGGTACATccttaatttcaaataacttcAGTGAAGCGTATGAATACTTATAAGAGACTATTATAAATGCAAGATTTATCATTGTACGTTAGTGCATAAGGAAAACTTTGCAATGAAAGTCGACAGAAAAATCAGGGTGCAATGCACGGTTACAATAAAAGATATGACAAACAAACTGATTGTTTAACAGCGTATAAAGTTAATTAAACGTGAGAAAAGTATCTATTCTTGCTGGTTTGTAGCAAACGAATTGGGTCGATGAGAAATATACACACcttaaaaaaaagatcaagtaaatttttcatgtaaGGTGTCGGAGTAAAAAATAGAAGGGGGTTTCCTTTGGGTAATAAGAGAACGGTTGAATGTAGGTTCGTTGGAAGCAGGGAGGTAATAACCATATTTAAAGCTCTTTGTTTCAGGTCCATTTCGCGTAAGCTTTTGGAATACATTTTAGGAACGATTTCATAATCGCCTTAGCTCCTTATCTTGTAGCGTCCGGAGCCTGGCACAATCGCAGTTACAAGAGAGGCGCGAACTGGTGTACGTAAAGGTATAAGGAGGGCGTAGGTAAGTATAccaagtgataaaaattgtgcaGCCCGGGTGAAAATTACCGTCTAACAATTTGTTGAAACGGCCGCGTTATACAAAATGGTGGAGTGATACGGCATAACAAATACTTGCAAAACGCGAGGACGAATCCTGCAGGCTAACCGAGTTACGCGAGGTTGAAGGACATTAGTTAACGAAAATTGTGCTAGTTGTCGCATTTTTATACACCTGATGATTACAGTTTCTTACCAAGTTAATACGATTACCTTCGACGGAGCCAAGTTTACGAAGATTCTCTGAGCTCTGACTTAAAGGGCGGGAAGAAGACGAAGGGGCAAGAGGTAGGGGAAATCTTGACAAGGAATGCAAGGAAAAGATCGACAATGCCTCGTGATTTCTTACTGGCCTGAATACCGCCTAATTCTTTCGAATAATCGCATATTTTAAGAACTCTCGCCAATGATAAATCGAATTACATTCACTTTTATACCAGCCGTTCATTCATTTGCATCGTCAAAGAAAAGTTCGTTGCCAAACTCTTGCTTAATGGAGCGTTGTTAgctaaatttcgaatctttcGCGTCATCGTCAACTCGTATGTTGTGTActgtaaaaatgacaaaaaatttgagaaaaaaaacaagtcgaCGTTACCGCGTCTCTGCATCACTAAAcattgtatgtacgtacgtcaCTCACCCATAAATTGGTTTACGGTCTGGATACGTTCAGGAAAAGTTGGCCATAAAGCGGACAGCCGTATAacgaatcaattatttttatataaaccaatacaaattcaattagatctattccaattttttataacatgatataatttttacttctATGCTTGAAAGATGATGCACATATCTGAGAGttctgagacaaaaatctTGTTTGAAAGTTAAATTAAATCGTGCCGAATTCTGCATAAGGCAGAGAATATTGTAGTTTATCTGTCAGGACATTAGCGTGGTGAAATATGTTCGCGTTACCGAAGTATAGAACTTGAAATCAAGATCCAGGTGAAGTTGAGCGCTCTGAAGTTGCGCGCGCTAGCATCCTTCCTGTTAAGTCGTCCGTGAAAATACTAATTATTatactgattattattaatacgaAAACTTTACTCCGCGCTGAGTCGCAGGCGAGAAGGCGGAGGCAGGAAAGCGAACGGGCTGGAATGAGTGAGTGTGTTTCAGACTGTTGGCGTACCGACAACTTAACCGGAATGGGGTGGCGGGAGGAGGCAGGGAAGAAGGGGGGTGGAACACCGGCTCTACACAGCCCTTGGATTATGCTTAGTTGTAATTAAAGCTTCATTATGACCAAGCCAATTAAGATACGCAGCCGCGATTCAAAAATACCTTATCCACCACTTCTGTATATCCCGTAGTTtctaatatacatgtaaagtttaaattattacaaacttTAGACGCGATTGCACATCATTATAGGAtcgacgaaaaataaaaatattactgtACCTCGTGCTGCTGCAAAATCGTTGAGCGCACGCAAAGTTTCATAAGAAATCAATTATCAAGTTCGGTACATCGTTGTgcgcaaaatatttattcaatcattataacaaataattattcaacgaaCTTGAATGTgtacatttcattttcatcaagcTAGCGTAGCTCTTTGACTGTTCTTCAAAATATCCTCGGAAAAGTCTTCAGCCCTGGAGAATTTTGCGTAGCTGAAAAGTGCGCGAATGAAGAAGATATTGGaataaaacgatgaaaaagtcggaagaaaaaagaagatacttgtataaaaagaaaactagtATCGTAGCGCTTTTAGTACCTTCTTCCCTGTAAAACTATTACACGTTTTCGAAATTACACAACTTACATTCTGTCATACTTAGCCCTCTCGCTCCCATTCAGTGACGGCCTCGTTAATGCCAATGCATCGATCAAATGTCTCTGAGTCACACCGACAGTACTCAACGAACCAGAAATCTCCCTTCCGTGCTGAGAAATTCCCAAAATCAAAACGTCATTACAAAACACCTATGAAACCAAAATCCTTCGCCATACACATACTCCTGGAAAGCGCACTGCCTTTTCTGTTACAGTATGACACTTGAAGCAGAGTAACCAGATAAGAGACAGACTAGCAAGTTCTTAGAGTGACCGAGAACAACGGAATTCTTAAAGAGTTATCAACGTTACCCGATTAGTATGCGGCCAATACGAAACAAATGCGCTTTCCAAACGTGCGTACGGCATTAATTGTGAGCTACCGTTATCCTCCTACGCACCTGATTGATAACAACGTCGAGTTAGTGATTACGTGTGCATTGCTGTGAGAGATCATGCTAAAGAGTTGCACGAACTACCATACTGCATAGCTGGtccaatttcattttaaattcttGTATCTGGGACAGCGCGTACGCAGTCCCAACTACCAAAAATAATACGCCCGAGATATCCACATTAGGGATATTCGCAAGGTTCAGCTCGACCGTAGTGCAATGGAAGAGCCTCATCTTGGAGGAACCGCCTTTTTGATCACGGTATCCTCTGCGCCAGGTAAGTATGCTTAAGTTTGGCAGAAGCGACTACTTGAATACATTCGGTTGAATTTTAGCTGCGAGAACGGCGCAAAAGTACATTCACCAGTGGAGGGCATGCGACTCCTAGGAGTAGAACGAGGAACCATCGGGAATTGGTGGTCATGCGCTCCAAGGCTGTCATCATGCGCgtatacttgaaaaattacatagCACGAAAGCACAAGCGTATGAATGAGTTTTGAGTACGCTTGAGCTCGAAAAGAAACGGACAGAGCTTCGGACGATGGAAATAGCATTGGAAATCGGTTTCTAATTTTATGGAACGAAAGTACAAAAACATAGCAAGCATTACAGGGAATAAGTGGGATTTAAAGAAGAAACGATCACATGCAatcagattaaaaattttcgtcataaACGTATGCGGAataaattcatgatttttcttttatgaaatttttcggtgAACGGAGTATTATATTCACGACGTAGACAGGCTGCAATTTTGCAAGAAactatgataaataaattatcatagAACAAGCAGATCAACACTGAAATTGCttgtttgtatgtatatgtatattgatatTCCACGATTGCGACTCCAATTTACACCACAGCCGGGAGAATATCGCAAGACGGAAGGGGGGCACACAGCGTAAATGCGAAATCAGATAGTTCACAGTACATAGCAGATCGCTGGAGGGCAATGATTAGAAACTATGTTAATTAGACATGCTTCGCTAATGTCACCATCTTATTCGCATTAGTCCCAGCCAACGTTTAATTTGCTTGGATTATATCTTGTTACACTAGTCTTGTATTCGACATTATTTTGATCTAGAGCGTAAAAGGTTCATGAgcgcattgaaattttaacggTATAAATAGCACCCGGATTTATGACCGATAAACGATTAAAATCAACTTAAAGAATTTGTTCGACTTAATATTAGGGTTATGCAGTTCGGAAACATCGATATCAGTATTAGCATAGTCATTTTCAATACCGCATATTATGGCGGTAGCTTAAAATTATCGTACCAATTCATTTCGAAAGCTAATTGAAGGCAAATGACCGGCATTCGAAAGAGATACGCACACGTGCAAAATAGAAATCCTGTCCCCAATTATATCACAACAACGTtaatttttcgacaaaatggtAGCGCTCGAAAAGCTGCTCACTCAAGTATAATTGGCAATTTTATTCAGTCATTAGGTGCTCGATTTAGTAGAGGACAGTGGAATTGAATGAGTATCATTAACCATCAAAAGTACAGAGGGGTTCCGAATTGAACAATTTCCAATACTTTTATAGCCTGGAAACATCATATTTGCATTTCCTTTACTCTCGTAAAATTATCATatcaaatatcaaagaaaACTATCGCAACAGTCTACTGAAATTATCACGTTTTGTTCATACCTAAAATTATTTAAGCTAACAGAATTTCGATTCTAATAAAATGGTGGAGTTATATGAACTGCTCTGTACCTCTTATGATTGAACATGTAAATGATCGttgaaatagataagaaaATGCATGCACATCAGTTGATATATTGTAGGGATTAACACAGCAAAGAATAAAGAGCACAAACATAGCGATAACACAAAAGTCCATATGATCACCACGAAACCATCAACCCATATATTTTGAACTATAGTTATAATAACTTACCGATTTTACAGCCGCCAAATCCTCCTCCAGAACGGTAATTCTTGCTTGAGAAATAATAGAATTCAAGTCAGCACCTGTAAAGCCAATTGTTTCAGCTGCCAGGGTATCCAAGTCCAAGGAATTCACATCAAGTTTTTGCGATTCGCACAGAGCTATTagtatttcttttctctccgtCTGAAACATGTTTAAGAAACGAAtcagataaatattttatttagcGATGTACGCGCGTGATACGCGATACATGtcgaatttatttcatcagcAAGCATGCCCTCCTCATCACTTTTTCGTCAATTAGGTAATATTTAAATGCGAATTAGTACCTTATCCGGTAACGGGCAAAGCAAAGATTTGTCTAAACGCCCTGGACGTAGAAGCGCTGGATCTAGTAGATCGGGCCGTGAGGTGGCGGCGACCACGGCAACTCCTTGCCTGCCTTCAACGCCGTCTAATTGAGCCAAAAACTGATTCACAACACGATCAGTGACCCCCGTGCTGTCATGACCACGTCTGAGtagggaaaaaataataatttcattattgcCAGTGATCAAGAGAAGAATAATATTCACTCGTTTTCCGAGATAAATACAAAACTTCTTATTACTGCTTCATACCTTGGCGCAAGACTGTCAAATTCATCAAAGAATAATACACAAGGTTTGGCGCTGTTAGCTCtgtagaaaagaagaaaggtcGATAAAATTTGCCAAGATCATTTCTTGATCACAGGAGAATTACCAACTTTTCAAATACGTTTCGCACAGCCTCTTCGCTAGCTCCAATGTATTTCGAAAGCAATTCTGGtccctgaaaaaaatataaacattcCAGTTACTTTCCACAAAATCAAAATCTAgtcattttcttctctttcttcgtcTTTAGTTATTATCTGACAATTTTTACCTTGACACTAATGAAATTCAATCCACATTCTTTAGCAATTGCACCTGCAAGCATGGTTTTACCCGTTCCTGGTGCTCCGTAGAGCAATACTCCACCCTGCTGTCTTATTGgcgcatttttgaaaagttctggaTACTTTAGAGGCCAGTGAAGAAGCTCTATTAACGATTGTTTCACCTCTGCTAATCCACCTATGTCTGACCACGCATAACCAGGCCCAGAGTATAGATCAAGGCCTTGCAAGGACATTGGTACAGATCTCTCCAAGCTTCGAGACAGATCTTCCTCGCAGGCTATCAAAGGAGTTGTCAAGCCACTATTAACTATAACAGAAAACACAATTCTTGTTACAATCCTTTCTTGCATACAAAGAGCTTCTCCAAAATTACCCATTTTGGGACCCGCAGATATTTTTAACAAGATCCAAATGATATCTTATGatactcagaaaaaaatgttaacccAAGTACAAGAATGCTTCCGGAGATATAGGGGAGCAAAGGTGTCAAATTTAGTCAAAggctaaaacttatttcagaATATTAGGAAATAATAAAGTATTATTCGACCATCGTTTTGGACAAATTCGTTCGGACCATAAATAGACGAAATGTGCCCTTGTTTTGGGGACGCTCTTTCACTTAACAATCACTAATGATAATGCACctatcgataaaaaattaccgtgtCGCTTCCAAGCATTAAAGACAGCCTTTTCCGCGAATTTTGTCAAGTCCTGTGCTGTCCATCCTTCAGTTTTATTGCCATAATGATTCCAATCTACATTGTTTGATATTTGCAGCTTAGACTTCATAGCTAACTGGAGAATGTCCACTCGATCCTCCTGgacagtaaaaattatttcagaattCTCTTAGTGTTTTTAATTACACTTCAAATTACCAATAatacatttattataaaaaatataccttTTCAAATTCAGGCACTGATAAGATTGTTCTAAAAAGATGAATACCTCGTGGAGCAGCcaattttctattcattttgTTAATGCTTATACAGGTAGCTACAACAGCAACGTAATTTACTGCTTGATACTCAGTTAGAAGGTTCAACAGCATGTCAGCAGTTCtataaaaaacgaagattttattacaaaacaGACTTAATTTCGCGAGAAAAACAGgtgaattgattttgaaaataatccaaCAATTCATAATAATACTTATTTTTCAGGAGAAAATAGTCAAATGTAATACATATCTGCTTAGTATATAGTATCCATCAATGTAAGTCAGTTACCTGGCAGTGTTTATTGCATCTGGGGTATTCTCTTCATCGGCCAGAATTTTTCCTGCTATACTATCCAAATcatcgataaataaaattgcagGTTGGTAGTAGACGCACTCCAAAATAGCTGGCAGAAAGGTTTTGTGTAATGTTTCCACCTTTTTacctgcgaaaaaaaatttattaaatatataaccGATTATTCATGCTTCATCAAAgtttaaaatggaaaattgaaaaagacgtTCATTCGAAGTTAAGATTATGTTACCTTTTAATGATTTGCAATCGATCACATGCACATAAACAAAATTCGGAACTGCTCTGAAAGCCTCTTTCAAAATCTGTCCCACAGTTGACTTTCCACTACCAACTTTCCCACATATTAGAATGTTTTCTCTGTCATATCCAAAATCCGTGGTTCGATCTAAGCCGAGACTCAGTCCCAAAACAGATTTACATTCCGATAAAAGAGATCTCAAGCCTCTGAAACAATcaccattattattgttttgttttatttatgattattttgttacaataattCACTAATTTTATGAAAGCAATTGCAACTTACCGCATTGAGATAGTTCGCAAGCAATCGCTCTCCGGATCTTGTAAGCTTTCCATCTGGTTTTCCACACTATATACAACATCCTTCACGTGTACAGGAATAGTTTTCAAATCATACAAGTCTATTAAAGCGTAGGAAGTTGGGAGTGGGCAGAATTGAACAATGCAAGAC
Proteins encoded:
- the LOC124405684 gene encoding peroxisome biogenesis factor 1, whose amino-acid sequence is MQAERFTVKYITVQNCFIYLPATWQRQLAAKPNAIRITHQDRDFYFSWHSRPSPDQFLRLSATFARALGIQEGDNVLASAEAHPSAVSNVIVMPRSSQDWEIVELQSNKIQESLLNQINIVAVDQQIVVWISKFLSVVLNVESLEPMYRYGKLQPFTEITVSFPKKEVKADKREKQFGNLWDTFKNIVPNLFSDADKKKEANVEESVENILGKSSKKNVNQTFRVLPLKKIKDTDAMNTVNSLLRQPYNIFVKKRFLPENFHSGEIYCRVKKVRQNTQFVKVTNTNYLRSNNTAGLNLVTEIVAKIFVLEDVLKKCSIGIDKEYFANHSLHKSIYVSENLRHNLKLKVGAKVILELIEYSVQPVTAIEVFPQNNSVSLEDLQNYLEEHSRYDKVLINSLSMLSLRDDKSCIVQFCPLPTSYALIDLYDLKTIPVHVKDVVYSVENQMESLQDPESDCLRTISMRGLRSLLSECKSVLGLSLGLDRTTDFGYDRENILICGKVGSGKSTVGQILKEAFRAVPNFVYVHVIDCKSLKGKKVETLHKTFLPAILECVYYQPAILFIDDLDSIAGKILADEENTPDAINTARTADMLLNLLTEYQAVNYVAVVATCISINKMNRKLAAPRGIHLFRTILSVPEFEKEDRVDILQLAMKSKLQISNNVDWNHYGNKTEGWTAQDLTKFAEKAVFNAWKRHVNSGLTTPLIACEEDLSRSLERSVPMSLQGLDLYSGPGYAWSDIGGLAEVKQSLIELLHWPLKYPELFKNAPIRQQGGVLLYGAPGTGKTMLAGAIAKECGLNFISVKGPELLSKYIGASEEAVRNVFEKANSAKPCVLFFDEFDSLAPRRGHDSTGVTDRVVNQFLAQLDGVEGRQGVAVVAATSRPDLLDPALLRPGRLDKSLLCPLPDKTERKEILIALCESQKLDVNSLDLDTLAAETIGFTGADLNSIISQARITVLEEDLAAVKSHGREISGSLSTVGVTQRHLIDALALTRPSLNGSERAKYDRIYAKFSRAEDFSEDILKNSQRATLA